The sequence below is a genomic window from Anaerolineae bacterium.
TAGATACAGATACAGCGCGTAGAACAGAGTGGCGTTCAAAGGCCCTCCCCTCGTCATTACATAGGCTTGTGTGAAGTACTGAAAGCCACCGATGATCCCTAAGACCAGGTTGAAGAAGAGCACCGGCGACAGCATCGGTAAGGTGATGAACCGGAACTTGGCGAACTCCCCTGCGCCGTCCAAGGAGGCCGCCTCGTACAAGTGCTGAGGGACGTCCTGGAGGCCAGCCAGAAGGATGATCATGGCCCCGCCCACCGACCACAGGCTCATGCCGATGAGGGCCGGCAATGCCCATCGCTCGGAGATGAGCCAGGCGGGCCCCTTGATCCCTACATACCGCAGCAGCTCGTTGAGCAAGCCCAGCTCCGGATGGTAGATCCACAGGAAGATCACGGCGATGGCCACCGCGCTCACCTGGGAGGGCAAATAGAAAATGGTACGAAAGAGAGGGATCAAACGCACCTTCTGGTTGAGCAGGATGGCCAGGAAAAGGGCAAATGCCAATTGCAAAGGGATCGCAACGACCACGTAGATCAACGTGACCTTCAGCGACTGCCAGAACAGGGGGTCAGCGGTGAATATTTTGACATAATTGTCGATTCCGGCGAAGCGCGGCGGGCGGATCAGGCTCCACTCAAAAAAGCTGAGCACTAGAGAGGCTAGAATCGGGCCGGCCGTGAACGCGAGAAATCCCACGATCCACGGGGAAATAAAAAGATAACCCTCCAGCGCTCGCATGAGCCGTCGTCTGCTCCATCGTTGCTGGCGTCGCATAATTCCTCCGTTTCCCTAGCCTCTAGACAACACATGGGGTAGAGCCGGTGAGCCCGGGCTCTACCCCATGTCCGATCTAGTTTCGACGAGATCCTATCAGCGACGGCTATGCCTGGCGACGCAAGGCTTCCGTCACCTTGGGGGCTACCTCCGTGAGCGCCTCTTTGGCGGTCATCTTGCCCAGGTAGACGGCTTGGATAGCATCATTCTGAAGCTTTTCAACCTCGCCGACATTGGGGGGCGCCGGCACCAGGATGCCATACTCGCCAGCCTGTGGCACATAGTCCCAGTGGGCATCCACGCCCTCACGGACCCAGGGCCGTCGCTCGTTCACGCTGCGACGGGCAGCCGGGGTCGCGTTCTCCTTGACGTACTCATACATGCCCACCGGGCCGACGATCCAGTTGAGCCACTTCCAAGCGGTTTCCTTGTCTTTGGTCGTGGTGGGGATCACGTTGAAGGCGGTGTGCAGCAGGGTGCGGCGCTCCTTCCGCTTCGGCTCCGGCACCATGTCCCATTTGAACGGAGCCTTGGCCAGCGGCCCCATGACCCATGTCCCAACGCGCTGCATCGCCGCGCGACCCGACTGGAAGAGGTCGCCCAGCCCTTCCGCCTGCGCCGGCGACGGCATGATCACCGCCTCATGCAACAGGTCAGCCCAGTATTGGATCGCCTCGATGGCCTCTGGCCGATCCAGCAAACACTCTGTGTAGTCCTCATTGTAGACCTGGCCACCGTTCTGCCAGATGAGCTTGTAGCTCCAGTGCAGCCAGCCGATGAACAGTCCATCAGATCCCCAGATCTTCTCCTCGGGCCGGGAGATCTTCCGGGCGCTGGCCACGTAGTCGTCCCAGTTCCAGTTCTCATCTGGATAAGGAACGCCGGCTTGGTCGAACAGGTCTTTGTTGTAGAAGCAAAGGTGGCCGTTCCAGCCGTCGGCGATCCCGAAGCGCTTGCCGGCGATCACCGGGAATTTCCACAGGCTCTCGATGAAGTCCTCCGGACGGAACTCCGGCTCAGCATCCACCATCGGCTGCAGATCAATCACTTGGCCGGCCCGCCCGAACTCCAGCACCATGGGCTCCCAGACACGCACCACATCCGGCAAAGTGCCAGCGGCGGCCATGGTGAAGATCTTGGTGGGGAACTCTTCCGGGATCTGCTGCAACGTGACCTTGATGTCGGGGTACTTCTCGTTGAAGAGCTCTACGGCACGCTTCCGGAAATCAGCCGGATCATGGAAGGCATAGACGATCTCCTTCGGGGTGGGGGCGGCGGTAGGAGTTTCAGCTTTGGGCTGGGTGATAGGAGTCACTGGTGGCGCGCACCCGGCGAGGGCAGAGGCTGTCACCGCACCTGCGGTAACTAGAACATTGCGCAAAAACTCGCGGCGGCTTACGAGTTTGCTTGAGTTCGTTTTACTTGTATTCATGGAACTCCCCTCCCTATCCCTTTTAGTTAAAGGCTCAGAATTTCGTACGCTCCAGCACCATTATACCACATTATTTTATACCACATTTTTTCATCACTTCCCCACTTTCGTCCGCTCCATTTGGAGCGGGATTGGGTTCGCTAATGCCCAATATAGCGGGCGTACAGCGCCCGCGCTATGGCGGGATCATCAACACCCTTGATGATAACGCGGCCGTCAGGGAAGATGGTGAGCTGACGGCCGTCCACCTCAGCCTGGAGCAAGTATGGCGTGACGCGCACACGTCCTACGCCCTTTAGAGTGCGTGCCAGTTGCTCCAATTCTAGGGATAACTCACCGGACGTTGAGATCTGCACGGCCTCGCGCCCGCACAGCGTGATCGAGCGGGTGCCCACCTGCGCATTCAAGAACGCGTATTCTCCACGGCCACAAGCAGGACAATCGGACCTCGGATCGCCGGTGGCAAAGCGCTCTAGCCGGCTCTCCATCAGATCAAAATACAACAGGCCGCGGTTCATGCTCCCCATATCGGCTAGCCATTTTAACGCCTCGCCTGCGGCCATGGACGCCACCACCGCCACCGTCGGGCCCAGCACACCGGCCGTATCGCAGGTCGCCAAGGTACCGGAACCTGGCGGTTCCGGCATTACACAGCGCAGACAGGCCGTCTCGTGAGGGAGAATGGTCATGGTCATCCCGTAAGAAGCCACCACGCCGGTGTAGATCCACGGCTTTCCCAGATGCAGACAGGCGTCGTTGATCAAATAACGCGTCTCCATGTTGTCCGTGCCATCCATGACCAGGTCTACGTCCTGGATCAACCCTAGCACGTTGCCGGGATGGACATCGGCCACTATGTCTTCAACGGCAATCTGGCTGTTGATCTGACGCAGCTTGCGAGCTATCGCCACCGCCTTAGGCAATGCCTGGCGTGCGTCGTCCTCATCTAACAAGGCCTGGCGATGAAGGTTGTGGAGTTCCACGAAGTCTCGATCCACTACACGCAGGTACCCTACGCCAGCGCGCGCCAGATGGTTGGCGATCACGCTGCCGGTTGCCCCGCACCCTATGACGACCACGCGCGCTTCTAACAGACGACGCTGCCCGCGCTCGCCTAGAGCCGAGAAAAGCATTTGTCGTCCATAGCGGGCCAGCTCGTTCGAATCTTGCATTTCTGCCCCACGCCTCGATCCAAATCACCGGGCCATCTCGTCCAGACGGCGAGCGATCACATCTCGCACTACCTTCACGTCGGCCGGCAGATAGACGGGTGGGTTGGCATATAAGGCCTCCACCTCCTCTAAGGTGTTCTCATGATACCCTAGCTTAAACTGGGTGAACTTTAAGCCATGCGCGGTCGAGATCACGACCACCCGTTCGTGGCTCTGGATGATCCCCTGCCGACGCAGCTTGAACAGAACCGCCAACGCCACACCGGTGTGCGGGCACGTGTACATGCCGGTGCGATCGGCTTGCGCTGCGGCATTGGCCAGCTCGTGCTCGGTGGCCTGCTCGACCAACCCGTTGAACTGCTGCAACGTCCGCACCGCCTTTTCATAGCTCACCGGGTTGCCGATCTGAATGGCCGAGGCCAGGGTCTTTTGGGCTTGAACGACCACCTTCTCCTGAAAGCCCCGTAGGTAGCTTTGGTAGAGTGGATTGGCCTTGGCCGCCTGAGCAGCCACCAGCCGGGGCAGCTTGTGAATAAGCCCTAGCTCTTTCATCATGAGCAGTCCTTTGCCCAGCGCGGCGATGTTGCCCAGGTTTCCCACCGGGATGATGATCCAGTCGGGCACTGCCCAGTCGAATTGCTGGACGATCTCGATCCCTACGGTCTTCTGGCCCTCGATGCGCAGCGAGTTCATCGAATTGGCTAGGTAGATCGTGTTATCCTTGGTCACTTCCTGGACGATGCGCATACAGCCGTCGAAATCGGTATCCAACGCCAGGACCAACGCGCCGTTGGAGATGGGCTGGATGAGCTGGTCATTGCTGACCTTGCCGCGGGGCAGAAAGACAATGGTTGGGATGCCTGCGGCCGCGCCGTAAGCCGCCAGCGCGGCAGAGGTATCGCCCGTAGAGGCACAGGCCACAGCCCGGATCGGCTTCCCCCGCGCGATCATTTGGCGGACGACGCTGATCAACACCGTCATCCCCAGATCCTTGAATGAGCCGGTGTGGCTATTGCCACACAGCTTCACCCACAGATCGGGCAGGCCGATCTGCTGGCCTAATCGCTCAGCCCAGAACAGGTTGCTATGCCCCTCGAACATGGAGACGATATTTGCGTTATCAATGTCGGGCACGACCCATTCTTTCTTACCCCAGACGCCGGAACCATAAGGCCATTCCGTCGTGCGAGCTCGGTGCTCAAACAAGCGCATCCAGGCTGCAGGGCTGCGATCGCGCAGTGCCTCCATATCATGGGCGACCTCCAATAGGCCCCCGCAGTTCGGGCACTGGTAAATCACCTCATACAGGGAGTAGCGGCCAGGACAGCCGTGAATGCATTGAAACCAGGCTGAATACGCCATAGACAACTCACCTGTCACGCGTAGAGTAGATGCCGTGAATGTACCATTGCGAGCGATCTTTGTCAATGGGCCCCGTTTTTCGGGCACATGAGCAACTGACCACGGGTTTTCAGGCGCCTCTCACCTACGCCGGCGAGGGAAGTACGGGGAGCACCTCTCCGCATTTCATTGGCTTGGGTATAACGCTATCTGTGGTCAAGCTAGTGTTGTACGTAGACAGGCGTGGGGGGTGTGGCGAGGAAGTTGCCGTCCCATTTGACCAGCACCACACGCAGGGCGTAGGGGCCGGCTGGCAACGAGTCGGCATACCATGTTTCCAACCAGCCGTTGACCACCGGGCTGTAATGCAACTGCCCCATCGTAATCCACTCCGACGGGTTCTCGCCGTAGCCGAACTCGACCTTGTAGAACTGGATCTGCTGCGGATCGAACACAGCCGAGCCTATAATATCTACCGGTCCGGTGATCAGGCTCCCTGGCTGCGGGAAGACGATCTCGGCCGAGGCGATGACGCCCTGCATGACCTCCACAACTTGGCCCTCACAGGGAGGCGGGTCGGCAGGGATGCCGGCTTGCGCTGCCCATTCACGGGCGCGCTGGGCCTCTTCCGGATCTTCCGGCACACGGATCACTGCTATTGGCTCCCCTCCCAGTTCAGTGGCACACAAGAGCGGCGCCGGCATGTCTGGACCTTGCACGGGGGCCAGACGCAACACTGACCGCACCGTCCACGCTGGATCTATCGGCTGCGTGATGGAAAGAGAGGTCGTGATCTCGGCGGTGGGAAGCACATGCTCAGGGGACAGGCCGATCGTGATCGGCCGGGCGGGATCTAGAAATAGCTCCGACCGCATGACAGGACAATCCGGCCCGAAGTTCAGAGACATGAGATCGCAAATCGGCGCTTCCACCAATCCCTCCGGACGCGGGAAATCGAGCGGCTCGTCTGGGCGGCGGACGACAGCTTCTAGAGTCGGATCGGCGAACACGGCCTCCATAAAATCGTGCCAGATGGGCGCGGCTCCGGTGAGGCCGGTGGTGTGGCGCATCGGGGCTCCGCTGTTGTTGCCGGCCCAGACGCCTACGGCCAAATATGGCGTGTATCCCACTGTCCAGTTGTCCTTCCAGTCAGTGGTGGTGCCCGTCTTCACAGCGGCTGGACGGCTGAGGCGCAGCGGGCTGTTGGCGCCGAACATGGGAATGCGCGCTTCGTTGTCAGATAAGATCGAGCTCACCAGGTAGGCGACGCGCGGATCCAGAACGGGCTGGGGCGCTGGCGGCTCATAGGTGACGATCACCCGGCCTGCACGATCAGCCACGCGTAGGATAGCGACCGGTGGCACGTAACCGCCAGCGTTGGCCAGCGTAGCATAAGCCGTGGTCAAATCCAGCAACGTCACCTCACCTCCGCCTAGCGTCAGAGACAGCCCATAATGGCTGGGCGGTTGATTAAGCCCCCGGATGCCCATCGCGCGTGCCATCTCCAACATGGCCGGCACGCCCACCTGATCCAACAGCTTTACTGCCGGCACATTGTAGGAGTTCGCCAGCGCCTGTCGCAGCCGCACCGGCCCATGGAACTTCCCGTCGTAGTTCCTAGGCTCGTACACGGTGCCATTGTCGAGGGGAAACTGGCTGGGGATATCCCACACCAGGCTGGCTGGGCTGAAGCCGCGTGTGAAGGCCAGCGCGTACAGGACGGGCTTGATGGCCGAGCCAGGCTGGCGAGGGCGGATGGTAACATTCACCTGGCCATCAATCTCCTGGCTATAGAAGTCTATGCTGCCTACCATCGCCAAGATCTCTCCGGTTCCCGGCTTCAACGCCACTAGTGCCGCGTTGGTCAGATTGTAACGCTCGCGCACCGCCTCCACATGCCGGCGAACGGTCTCCTGGGCTATCTGTTGCAGGCGCGCGTCCAACGTGGTGATGACGGTGAGGCCGCCCCGAGCGACTACGTTTTTACCGTATTGAGCCTCCAGTAATTGACGCACATAAACCAGGAAATGCGGAGCGATCTCGGGCGCTGATTCCGTGCGGAAGTGCAACGGTTCCGCGTAAGCAGCCGCCGCCTCC
It includes:
- a CDS encoding ThiF family adenylyltransferase; amino-acid sequence: MQDSNELARYGRQMLFSALGERGQRRLLEARVVVIGCGATGSVIANHLARAGVGYLRVVDRDFVELHNLHRQALLDEDDARQALPKAVAIARKLRQINSQIAVEDIVADVHPGNVLGLIQDVDLVMDGTDNMETRYLINDACLHLGKPWIYTGVVASYGMTMTILPHETACLRCVMPEPPGSGTLATCDTAGVLGPTVAVVASMAAGEALKWLADMGSMNRGLLYFDLMESRLERFATGDPRSDCPACGRGEYAFLNAQVGTRSITLCGREAVQISTSGELSLELEQLARTLKGVGRVRVTPYLLQAEVDGRQLTIFPDGRVIIKGVDDPAIARALYARYIGH
- the thrC gene encoding threonine synthase, producing the protein MAYSAWFQCIHGCPGRYSLYEVIYQCPNCGGLLEVAHDMEALRDRSPAAWMRLFEHRARTTEWPYGSGVWGKKEWVVPDIDNANIVSMFEGHSNLFWAERLGQQIGLPDLWVKLCGNSHTGSFKDLGMTVLISVVRQMIARGKPIRAVACASTGDTSAALAAYGAAAGIPTIVFLPRGKVSNDQLIQPISNGALVLALDTDFDGCMRIVQEVTKDNTIYLANSMNSLRIEGQKTVGIEIVQQFDWAVPDWIIIPVGNLGNIAALGKGLLMMKELGLIHKLPRLVAAQAAKANPLYQSYLRGFQEKVVVQAQKTLASAIQIGNPVSYEKAVRTLQQFNGLVEQATEHELANAAAQADRTGMYTCPHTGVALAVLFKLRRQGIIQSHERVVVISTAHGLKFTQFKLGYHENTLEEVEALYANPPVYLPADVKVVRDVIARRLDEMAR
- the pbpC gene encoding penicillin-binding protein 1C, producing MFRSSAAIYLGLVAALLVAASSLSACSSLGPSRAQEWPGAHLAAAVESYMAELPGPSPKLFLTTRIYDRNGILLGEFWDEGRRYWVPLDRIAPALRAATIATEDKTFYTNPGVDWAAIVRAVLQNTAEGEIVSGASTITQQLARNIAFTYEERISRSLDRKMREAALAQELTSRFSKDEILEMYLNVVYYGHLAYGAEAAARTYFGKSAAELTLAESALLAALPQSPAELDPLVPGNLERAKARQGLVLALMARNRMITPEEAAAAYAEPLHFRTESAPEIAPHFLVYVRQLLEAQYGKNVVARGGLTVITTLDARLQQIAQETVRRHVEAVRERYNLTNAALVALKPGTGEILAMVGSIDFYSQEIDGQVNVTIRPRQPGSAIKPVLYALAFTRGFSPASLVWDIPSQFPLDNGTVYEPRNYDGKFHGPVRLRQALANSYNVPAVKLLDQVGVPAMLEMARAMGIRGLNQPPSHYGLSLTLGGGEVTLLDLTTAYATLANAGGYVPPVAILRVADRAGRVIVTYEPPAPQPVLDPRVAYLVSSILSDNEARIPMFGANSPLRLSRPAAVKTGTTTDWKDNWTVGYTPYLAVGVWAGNNSGAPMRHTTGLTGAAPIWHDFMEAVFADPTLEAVVRRPDEPLDFPRPEGLVEAPICDLMSLNFGPDCPVMRSELFLDPARPITIGLSPEHVLPTAEITTSLSITQPIDPAWTVRSVLRLAPVQGPDMPAPLLCATELGGEPIAVIRVPEDPEEAQRAREWAAQAGIPADPPPCEGQVVEVMQGVIASAEIVFPQPGSLITGPVDIIGSAVFDPQQIQFYKVEFGYGENPSEWITMGQLHYSPVVNGWLETWYADSLPAGPYALRVVLVKWDGNFLATPPTPVYVQH
- a CDS encoding sugar ABC transporter substrate-binding protein — its product is MNTSKTNSSKLVSRREFLRNVLVTAGAVTASALAGCAPPVTPITQPKAETPTAAPTPKEIVYAFHDPADFRKRAVELFNEKYPDIKVTLQQIPEEFPTKIFTMAAAGTLPDVVRVWEPMVLEFGRAGQVIDLQPMVDAEPEFRPEDFIESLWKFPVIAGKRFGIADGWNGHLCFYNKDLFDQAGVPYPDENWNWDDYVASARKISRPEEKIWGSDGLFIGWLHWSYKLIWQNGGQVYNEDYTECLLDRPEAIEAIQYWADLLHEAVIMPSPAQAEGLGDLFQSGRAAMQRVGTWVMGPLAKAPFKWDMVPEPKRKERRTLLHTAFNVIPTTTKDKETAWKWLNWIVGPVGMYEYVKENATPAARRSVNERRPWVREGVDAHWDYVPQAGEYGILVPAPPNVGEVEKLQNDAIQAVYLGKMTAKEALTEVAPKVTEALRRQA
- a CDS encoding sugar ABC transporter permease is translated as MRRQQRWSRRRLMRALEGYLFISPWIVGFLAFTAGPILASLVLSFFEWSLIRPPRFAGIDNYVKIFTADPLFWQSLKVTLIYVVVAIPLQLAFALFLAILLNQKVRLIPLFRTIFYLPSQVSAVAIAVIFLWIYHPELGLLNELLRYVGIKGPAWLISERWALPALIGMSLWSVGGAMIILLAGLQDVPQHLYEAASLDGAGEFAKFRFITLPMLSPVLFFNLVLGIIGGFQYFTQAYVMTRGGPLNATLFYALYLYLNAFNFLKMGYAAALAWILFVIMIVVTIWQLRLARHWVYYEYEGARR